One genomic segment of Streptomyces sp. TLI_146 includes these proteins:
- a CDS encoding SRPBCC domain-containing protein, which yields MEHEVFVPVEVQSLRQTLRDPARVARCVPGLQQDAGEPPVAGRLKLRVEGHTITYRGTLRITELDEDTFGVEAQGTEARGTGAAKFSLTLRLAPEAEGTRLAFTATATADGRVATATPEGARASAARLLDRFGAALAADAGAASGDEPGEEPGDESEADPAGPTASGTGSAAGASDGTGPSVFDAVVPPPSLDPLAEEEFDVPGDADYVPAEAAHARRTMIGRSAEEVDHAPPRGRYAPVPAPAGAGGATLRWVAPAAALALASAVVVGRALRRRR from the coding sequence ATGGAGCATGAGGTGTTCGTTCCGGTTGAGGTCCAGTCACTCCGCCAGACGCTGCGGGACCCGGCGAGGGTCGCCCGCTGCGTCCCCGGCCTGCAGCAGGACGCCGGCGAGCCACCGGTGGCCGGGCGGCTGAAGCTCCGCGTCGAGGGGCACACGATCACCTACCGGGGCACGCTGCGGATCACCGAGCTCGACGAGGACACCTTCGGCGTGGAGGCGCAGGGCACGGAGGCGCGCGGCACCGGCGCCGCGAAGTTCTCCCTCACCCTGCGCCTCGCCCCCGAGGCCGAGGGCACCCGCCTCGCCTTCACCGCCACGGCGACGGCGGACGGCCGCGTGGCCACGGCGACCCCGGAGGGCGCCAGGGCGTCGGCGGCCCGGCTGCTGGACCGTTTCGGCGCGGCGCTGGCGGCCGACGCGGGCGCCGCATCCGGCGACGAGCCGGGCGAAGAGCCCGGCGACGAGTCCGAGGCGGACCCCGCGGGGCCGACCGCGTCCGGGACCGGCAGCGCCGCCGGCGCCTCCGACGGCACCGGCCCCTCCGTCTTCGACGCCGTCGTCCCGCCGCCCTCGCTCGATCCGCTCGCGGAGGAGGAGTTCGACGTCCCCGGGGACGCGGACTACGTACCCGCCGAGGCCGCGCACGCGCGCCGGACCATGATCGGGCGCAGCGCCGAGGAGGTCGACCACGCGCCGCCGCGCGGGCGGTACGCACCGGTGCCCGCCCCGGCCGGCGCCGGCGGGGCCACGCTGCGCTGGGTCGCCCCGGCCGCGGCCCTCGCGCTCGCCTCCGCCGTGGTGGTCGGACGCGCCCTGCGCCGCCGCCGCTGA
- a CDS encoding pyridoxamine 5'-phosphate oxidase family protein, translating to MTTTTEPAAVPATRTRTPLDPRRPDPAYLGFWRERHLCTLTTPRPDGSPHLVPVGVTYDPEAGVARVIANRSSKKVLNVLAAGPEGARAAVCQVDGRRWATLEGRAFVRTEPGPIAEAVARYAERYGRVPRENPDRVLIEIVLERAMGKG from the coding sequence ATGACCACGACCACGGAGCCGGCCGCCGTCCCGGCCACCCGCACCCGTACCCCGCTGGACCCCCGCCGGCCCGACCCGGCCTACCTCGGCTTCTGGCGCGAGCGGCACCTGTGCACGCTGACGACCCCGCGCCCGGACGGCAGTCCGCACCTGGTGCCGGTGGGGGTCACGTACGACCCGGAGGCGGGGGTGGCCCGGGTGATCGCCAACAGGTCGAGCAAGAAGGTCCTGAACGTGCTGGCCGCGGGGCCCGAGGGGGCGCGCGCCGCGGTCTGCCAGGTGGACGGGCGCCGCTGGGCGACGCTGGAGGGGCGGGCCTTCGTGCGTACGGAGCCGGGGCCGATCGCCGAGGCGGTGGCGCGGTACGCCGAGCGGTACGGGCGGGTGCCGCGCGAGAACCCGGACCGGGTGCTGATCGAGATCGTCCTGGAGCGGGCGATGGGCAAGGGCTGA
- a CDS encoding DUF2617 family protein, with protein MLTTLKTVYTDTRASDLAWALGREPLPALAVLDLELSGAKLQLRLLGASHQVLLEEERGSCSETVACMPGSSTPLPLGVAKRLGEWEYEFAARVETLSGGSFAGRAQELLALVADHPNGLAGTFPGSPHAFTAMLAQRSEGQVRWRTWHAYPQEGQLVVTRTRVGVRMAAPVAL; from the coding sequence ATGCTCACGACTCTCAAGACCGTCTACACCGACACGCGTGCCAGTGACCTCGCCTGGGCTCTGGGCCGGGAGCCGCTGCCCGCGCTGGCCGTCCTCGACCTCGAACTGTCCGGCGCCAAGCTCCAGTTGAGGCTGCTCGGCGCCTCCCACCAGGTCCTCCTCGAAGAGGAAAGGGGCTCCTGTTCGGAGACCGTGGCCTGTATGCCCGGAAGCAGCACGCCGCTGCCCCTCGGGGTGGCGAAACGTCTCGGGGAGTGGGAGTACGAGTTCGCCGCGCGGGTGGAGACGCTGTCCGGGGGCTCGTTCGCGGGGCGCGCCCAGGAGCTCCTCGCGCTGGTCGCCGACCACCCCAACGGCCTTGCAGGGACGTTTCCCGGCTCGCCGCACGCGTTCACCGCGATGCTCGCGCAGCGCAGCGAGGGCCAGGTGCGCTGGCGGACCTGGCACGCGTACCCGCAGGAAGGGCAGTTGGTGGTGACCCGTACGAGGGTCGGTGTCCGGATGGCGGCGCCCGTCGCGCTCTGA
- a CDS encoding pyridoxal phosphate-dependent aminotransferase, translating into MAAMTSSARPLLNRRLAEFGTTIFAEMSALAARTGAINLGQGFPDTDGPEEVREAAVRALRDGRGNQYPPGPGVPELRTAIADHQQRRYGLALDPDREVLVTAGATEAIAAALLALVEPGDEVIALEPYYDSYAACIAMAGGTRVPVTLRPRTEEGERRFVLDLDELRAAVTPRTRLILLNTPHNPTGTVLTRAELTAVAELACERDLLVVTDEVYEHLVFDGEHVPLATLEGMRERTLTIGSAGKTFSFTGWKVGWATGAPELVAAVRSAKQFLTYVASGPFQYAVAEALRLPDAYTDGMREDLRAKRDLLSEGLAAAGLAVYRPAGTYFVTTDIRPLGAELSHGGDGFAFCRALPERCGVVAIPNAVFYDHRDAGAPFVRFAFCKRESVLEEAVSRLKALAG; encoded by the coding sequence ATGGCGGCCATGACCTCCAGCGCGCGCCCTCTTCTGAACCGCCGCCTCGCCGAGTTCGGCACCACGATCTTCGCCGAGATGTCCGCCCTCGCGGCGAGGACCGGAGCCATCAACCTCGGCCAGGGCTTCCCCGACACGGACGGCCCCGAGGAGGTGCGCGAGGCCGCGGTACGGGCGCTGCGCGACGGGCGCGGCAACCAGTACCCGCCGGGCCCGGGCGTGCCCGAGCTGCGCACCGCCATCGCGGACCACCAGCAACGGCGCTACGGGCTCGCCCTCGACCCGGACCGCGAGGTGCTGGTGACGGCCGGCGCCACCGAGGCGATCGCGGCCGCGCTGCTGGCCCTGGTGGAGCCGGGGGACGAGGTGATCGCGCTGGAGCCGTACTACGACTCGTACGCCGCCTGCATCGCGATGGCGGGCGGCACCCGCGTCCCGGTGACCCTGCGGCCGAGGACCGAAGAGGGCGAGCGGCGCTTCGTGCTCGACCTCGACGAGCTGCGCGCCGCCGTCACCCCGCGCACCCGCCTCATCCTGCTCAACACCCCGCACAACCCCACCGGGACCGTGCTCACGCGCGCGGAGCTGACGGCGGTCGCCGAGCTGGCGTGCGAACGGGACCTGCTGGTGGTGACCGACGAGGTGTACGAGCACCTGGTCTTCGACGGCGAGCACGTGCCGCTCGCCACGCTGGAGGGCATGCGGGAGCGCACGCTGACGATCGGCTCGGCGGGCAAGACGTTCTCCTTCACCGGCTGGAAGGTCGGCTGGGCCACCGGCGCGCCCGAGCTGGTCGCGGCCGTCCGCTCGGCCAAGCAGTTCCTCACGTACGTGGCCTCCGGGCCCTTCCAGTACGCGGTCGCCGAGGCGCTGCGGCTGCCGGACGCGTACACCGACGGGATGCGCGAGGACCTGCGGGCCAAGCGGGACCTGCTGAGCGAGGGCCTGGCGGCGGCGGGCCTCGCGGTGTACCGCCCGGCGGGCACGTACTTCGTCACCACCGACATCCGCCCGCTGGGCGCGGAGCTCTCGCACGGCGGCGACGGCTTCGCCTTCTGCCGGGCGCTGCCGGAGCGCTGCGGGGTGGTGGCGATTCCCAACGCCGTCTTCTACGACCACCGGGACGCGGGCGCGCCTTTCGTCCGATTTGCCTTCTGCAAGAGGGAGAGTGTGCTCGAAGAGGCCGTCTCCCGGCTGAAGGCGCTCGCGGGCTGA
- a CDS encoding glycosyltransferase family 39 protein, which yields MLCLAGWAWHLGRSPRALLALTWDADWYIKIAANGYGRTLYWPGGVVQSDLAFFPLYPSLLRAVTTALPVAGGTAGLLVSWTAAAVAAWGVYAVGERLAGRRTATALVLLWGLLPHSIVLSMAYTEPVMTALAAWALWAVLERRWLWAGALAALAGLSRPNAVAVAAAVTAAAAVALWRGGRAARGDWRVWAAGFAAPLGWCGYVLSVGARKGDPLRGYFAVQAAWTSRFDFGRGTLRFVRKLATGPYHLGYTMAFMITAAALLLFALFLLERPPLPVLVYTAVLVLITVGGSGFFESKPRFLLPAFPLLLPPAAALTKARPRAAVMVTAALAGLSFAYGAYLLTLAPMAL from the coding sequence ATGCTGTGCCTGGCGGGCTGGGCCTGGCATCTGGGGCGCTCGCCGCGCGCGCTGCTCGCGTTGACGTGGGACGCCGACTGGTACATCAAGATCGCGGCGAACGGCTACGGGCGGACGCTGTACTGGCCGGGCGGGGTGGTCCAGAGCGACCTGGCGTTCTTCCCGCTCTACCCGAGCCTGCTGCGGGCGGTGACCACCGCGCTGCCGGTGGCGGGCGGCACGGCCGGGCTGCTGGTCTCCTGGACGGCGGCGGCCGTGGCGGCCTGGGGCGTCTACGCGGTCGGCGAGCGCCTGGCGGGCCGCCGCACGGCGACCGCCCTGGTGCTCCTGTGGGGCCTGCTGCCGCACTCCATCGTGCTGTCGATGGCGTACACCGAGCCCGTGATGACGGCGCTGGCCGCCTGGGCGCTCTGGGCGGTCCTGGAGCGGCGCTGGCTGTGGGCGGGCGCCCTGGCGGCCCTGGCGGGCCTCTCGCGGCCGAACGCGGTCGCGGTGGCAGCGGCGGTCACCGCGGCCGCCGCAGTGGCCCTGTGGCGCGGCGGGCGGGCCGCACGGGGGGACTGGCGGGTGTGGGCGGCGGGGTTCGCGGCGCCGCTCGGCTGGTGCGGATACGTCCTGTCGGTCGGCGCCCGAAAAGGTGATCCGCTGCGCGGCTACTTCGCGGTCCAGGCCGCCTGGACGTCCAGGTTCGACTTCGGCCGCGGCACGCTGCGCTTCGTACGGAAGCTGGCGACCGGGCCGTACCACCTCGGCTACACCATGGCGTTCATGATCACGGCGGCGGCGCTGCTCCTGTTCGCCCTGTTCCTGCTGGAGCGGCCGCCGCTGCCCGTGCTGGTCTACACGGCGGTGCTGGTCCTGATCACGGTCGGCGGGTCGGGCTTCTTCGAGTCGAAGCCGAGGTTCCTGCTCCCGGCCTTCCCGCTGCTGCTGCCGCCGGCGGCCGCGCTGACGAAAGCCCGGCCGAGGGCGGCGGTCATGGTGACCGCGGCCCTGGCCGGGCTGTCGTTCGCGTACGGGGCGTATCTGCTGACGCTGGCCCCGATGGCGCTGTGA
- a CDS encoding polyamine aminopropyltransferase: protein MIEPSVPVLPCGIPPPAPRRSTARFIVLGTVFICAACGLVYELELVALASYLIGDSVTQASVVLSVMVFAMGIGSLLAKRLRLHAAVGFGMIEAALALVGGCSAMVLYATFAWLGGARYALVAFSLAIGVLIGAEIPLLMTLIQRVSRQDPGGTVADLFAADYVGALVGGLAFPFLLLPLLGQLTGALLTGAVNAVAGGALVLWLFRRDLTPRARWWLFTANVLVLAVLATTTALVGAFEQAARRAVYGGQVRVAVQTGVQEIVLTGSRTGHGPGGPLDLFLDGRLRVSGRDEHRYHSALVGPAMESGPHGRVLILGGGDGLAAREALRTPGVRAVTLVELDAGVVDLARHDPALSALNGHAYDDRRVRPVVADAFGWLRGPGRSAGPFDVVVSDLPDPGITPSTKLYSEEFFGLAARVLAPGGRIVVHAGPVATREHTYWTVESTVRAAGLWTVPYRATGRLTGFTAGPDRASDATKAPHDWGFVLASPSGPPGAPLAPELEPLADARPRAELPPSTLVHPRYTG from the coding sequence ATGATCGAACCGTCTGTGCCCGTCCTGCCCTGTGGCATCCCGCCGCCGGCGCCCCGGCGCAGCACCGCGCGGTTCATCGTGCTCGGCACCGTGTTCATCTGCGCGGCCTGCGGACTCGTCTACGAACTCGAACTGGTCGCCCTCGCCTCGTACTTGATCGGCGACTCGGTCACCCAGGCCTCCGTCGTGCTGTCCGTGATGGTCTTCGCCATGGGCATCGGCTCCCTGCTCGCCAAACGGCTGCGGCTGCACGCCGCCGTCGGCTTCGGCATGATCGAGGCGGCCCTCGCCCTGGTAGGCGGCTGCTCGGCGATGGTGCTGTACGCGACGTTCGCCTGGCTCGGGGGCGCGCGGTACGCGCTGGTGGCGTTCTCGCTCGCGATCGGCGTGCTCATCGGCGCGGAGATCCCGCTCCTGATGACCCTGATCCAGCGGGTCTCCCGGCAGGACCCGGGCGGCACGGTCGCGGACCTGTTCGCCGCCGACTACGTGGGAGCGCTCGTCGGCGGCCTCGCCTTCCCCTTCCTGCTGCTGCCGCTGCTCGGCCAGCTGACGGGAGCGCTGCTGACCGGCGCGGTCAACGCGGTCGCGGGCGGCGCGCTGGTGCTGTGGCTGTTCCGGCGCGATCTCACCCCACGCGCGCGCTGGTGGCTCTTCACGGCGAACGTGCTGGTCCTCGCGGTGCTCGCGACGACCACGGCCCTGGTCGGCGCCTTCGAGCAGGCGGCGCGGCGCGCGGTGTACGGGGGGCAGGTGCGGGTCGCGGTGCAGACCGGGGTGCAGGAGATCGTCCTCACCGGCAGCCGCACCGGGCACGGCCCCGGCGGCCCGCTCGACCTCTTCCTCGACGGCCGGCTGCGCGTCAGCGGCCGCGACGAGCACCGCTACCACTCGGCGCTGGTGGGCCCCGCCATGGAGTCCGGACCGCACGGACGGGTGCTGATCCTGGGCGGCGGGGACGGCCTCGCCGCGCGCGAGGCGCTGCGCACCCCGGGCGTGCGCGCGGTGACCCTGGTCGAACTCGACGCGGGCGTGGTCGACCTGGCCCGCCACGACCCGGCCCTGTCGGCGCTGAACGGCCATGCGTACGACGACCGGCGGGTGCGGCCGGTGGTCGCGGACGCGTTCGGCTGGCTGCGGGGTCCCGGCCGGTCGGCCGGGCCGTTCGACGTGGTGGTCTCCGATCTGCCGGACCCGGGCATCACCCCGAGCACCAAGCTCTACTCGGAGGAGTTCTTCGGCCTGGCCGCGCGGGTGCTGGCGCCGGGCGGGCGGATCGTGGTGCACGCGGGCCCGGTCGCGACGCGCGAGCACACGTACTGGACGGTGGAGTCGACGGTACGGGCGGCGGGCCTGTGGACCGTGCCGTATCGCGCGACGGGCCGCCTCACGGGCTTCACGGCGGGCCCCGACCGCGCCTCGGACGCCACGAAGGCCCCGCACGACTGGGGCTTCGTCCTGGCCTCGCCGTCCGGGCCGCCGGGGGCCCCGCTCGCCCCCGAGCTGGAGCCCCTGGCGGACGCCCGCCCCCGCGCCGAGCTGCCCCCGTCGACGCTGGTGCACCCGCGCTATACGGGATGA
- a CDS encoding YbjN domain-containing protein, which yields MSIDPSSIPNFGAQPGPQPTGGPAGPVVPDQDLVKQLLEQMELKYVVDDEGDLAAPWEEFRTYFMFRGEEDQQVFSVRTFYDRPHSIDDKLALLETIDDWNRRTLWPKVYTHTHDDGAVRLIGEAQMLIGTGVALEHFVSSTVSWVRASIEFDKWLVEQLGLEKDAEGDDEGDAPGGDA from the coding sequence ATGAGCATCGACCCGTCCTCGATTCCGAATTTCGGGGCTCAGCCCGGCCCGCAGCCCACCGGTGGACCGGCCGGGCCCGTCGTACCCGACCAGGACCTGGTCAAGCAGCTCCTGGAGCAGATGGAGCTCAAGTACGTCGTGGACGACGAGGGCGACCTCGCCGCGCCGTGGGAGGAGTTCCGCACGTACTTCATGTTCCGCGGCGAGGAGGACCAGCAGGTCTTCTCGGTGCGGACCTTCTACGACCGCCCGCACAGCATCGACGACAAGCTCGCGCTGCTGGAGACGATCGACGACTGGAACCGCCGCACCCTGTGGCCGAAGGTCTACACGCACACCCACGACGACGGCGCCGTCCGCCTCATCGGTGAGGCGCAGATGCTGATCGGCACCGGCGTCGCCCTGGAGCACTTCGTGTCGTCGACCGTCAGCTGGGTCCGCGCCTCGATCGAGTTCGACAAGTGGCTCGTGGAGCAGCTCGGCCTGGAGAAGGACGCCGAGGGCGACGACGAGGGCGACGCCCCCGGCGGCGACGCCTGA
- a CDS encoding helix-turn-helix transcriptional regulator has protein sequence MGKTLYATALRTGGITRTEAQAAPCLIDLALLRPDADDAEQLRPVPPSVVLNQLVQPLEREIQERRKLSMSLASTFEPFMAITSEDAASTHAITVLEGLELINATLDRVIDECTKELLTIQPGSGRRPETLESGLRRVQPLLDRGVDMRTLYQHTARHHSATIGYVERIAPYGLEVRTLEEIIDRLIIVDRRVAFIPARSDRRVALELRHEGLVQYLVGVFDQFWLHAVPWEEEVPYAQKAEGITGVQRSIAKLLVEGHVDDSIARRLGMNVRTCRAHIAKLNAALGSGSRAQLGYLIAQSGILEQDN, from the coding sequence ATGGGCAAGACCCTCTACGCCACCGCGTTGCGTACCGGCGGAATAACTCGCACGGAAGCCCAGGCCGCTCCCTGTCTCATCGATCTCGCGCTGCTGCGGCCCGATGCGGACGACGCGGAGCAGCTGCGGCCCGTCCCTCCCTCCGTCGTCCTGAACCAGCTCGTGCAGCCGCTGGAACGCGAGATCCAGGAGCGCAGGAAGCTGTCGATGTCGCTGGCCAGTACGTTCGAGCCATTCATGGCCATCACCAGCGAAGACGCGGCAAGCACCCATGCGATCACGGTCCTTGAGGGGCTCGAACTCATCAACGCGACGCTGGACCGCGTCATCGACGAGTGCACCAAGGAGCTGCTGACCATCCAGCCCGGCAGCGGACGCAGACCCGAGACCCTGGAGTCGGGCCTGCGCCGGGTCCAGCCGCTGCTCGACCGGGGCGTCGACATGCGCACCCTCTACCAGCACACGGCCCGCCACCACTCCGCGACCATCGGATACGTGGAGCGCATCGCGCCGTACGGGCTCGAGGTGCGCACGCTGGAAGAGATCATCGACCGGCTGATCATCGTGGACCGCCGGGTCGCCTTCATCCCCGCGCGCAGCGACCGCCGGGTCGCGCTCGAACTGCGGCACGAGGGCCTGGTGCAGTATCTGGTCGGCGTCTTCGACCAGTTCTGGCTGCACGCGGTGCCGTGGGAGGAGGAAGTCCCGTACGCCCAGAAGGCGGAGGGCATCACGGGCGTCCAGCGCTCCATCGCCAAGCTGCTTGTGGAGGGGCACGTGGACGACTCGATCGCCCGGCGGCTCGGGATGAACGTACGCACCTGCCGCGCGCACATCGCCAAACTGAACGCCGCTCTCGGCAGCGGCAGCCGGGCCCAGCTCGGCTACCTCATCGCCCAGTCCGGAATCCTGGAGCAGGACAACTGA
- the clpB gene encoding ATP-dependent chaperone ClpB: MDAELTNKSRDAINAASNRAVSDGHPDLTPAHLLLALLTGEENENIVDLLAAVDADQAAVRSGAERLLAALPSVTGSTVAPPQPDRELLAVIADAARRAKELGDDFLSTEHLLIGLAAKGGRTGELLDGQGATAKKLLEAFETVRGGRRVTTPDPEGQYKALEKFGTDFTAAAREGKLDPVIGRDQEIRRVVQVLSRRTKNNPVLIGEPGVGKTAVVEGLAQRIVKGDVPESLKNKRLVSLDLGAMVAGAKYRGEFEERLKTVLAEIKASDGQIVTFIDELHTVVGAGAGGDSAMDAGNMLKPMLARGELRMVGATTLDEYRERIEKDPALERRFQQVLVAEPTVEDTIAILRGLKGRYEAHHKVQIADSALVAAATLSDRYITSRFLPDKAIDLVDEAASRLRMEIDSSPVEIDELQRAVDRLRMEELALSKETDAASKERLERIRRDLADKEEDLRGLTARWEKEKEGLNRVGELKERLDDLRGQAERAQRDGDFDTASKLLYGEIPTLERELEAASEAEEEAAKSADTKSSMVKDEVGADDIADVVGAWTGIPAGRLLEGETQKLLRMEDELGRRLIGQSEAVRAVSDAVRRTRAGIADPDRPTGSFLFLGPTGVGKTELAKALADFLFDDERAMVRIDMSEYGEKHSVARLVGAPPGYVGYEEGGQLTEAVRRRPYSVVLLDEVEKAHPEVFDVLLQVLDDGRLTDGQGRTVDFRNTILVLTSNLGSQYLVEPLTSEEEKKQQVLEVVRASFKPEFLNRLDDLVVFSALTKDELAHIAELQIARLAKRLADRRLTLEVTPEALAWLADEGNDPAYGARPLRRLIQTAIGDRLAKEILAGEVKDGDTVRVDRFGDGLIVGAATGKHL; the protein is encoded by the coding sequence GTGGACGCCGAGCTGACCAACAAGAGCCGGGACGCGATCAACGCGGCCAGCAACCGGGCCGTGTCCGACGGACACCCGGACCTGACGCCCGCACACCTGCTCCTCGCCCTCCTGACGGGCGAGGAGAACGAGAACATCGTCGACCTGCTGGCGGCCGTCGACGCCGACCAGGCGGCCGTGCGGTCCGGGGCGGAGCGGCTGCTCGCCGCGCTGCCCAGCGTGACCGGGTCCACGGTCGCCCCGCCGCAGCCCGACCGCGAACTGCTGGCCGTCATCGCCGACGCCGCACGGCGCGCCAAGGAGCTGGGCGACGACTTCCTCTCCACCGAGCACCTGCTCATCGGCCTCGCCGCCAAGGGCGGCCGGACCGGCGAGCTGCTCGACGGGCAGGGCGCCACCGCGAAGAAGCTCCTTGAGGCATTCGAGACAGTACGAGGAGGACGGCGGGTGACCACCCCCGACCCCGAGGGCCAGTACAAGGCCCTGGAGAAGTTCGGCACGGACTTCACGGCCGCGGCCCGCGAGGGCAAGCTCGACCCGGTCATCGGCCGGGACCAGGAGATCCGCCGGGTGGTGCAGGTGCTCTCCCGGCGCACCAAGAACAACCCGGTGCTCATCGGTGAGCCCGGCGTGGGCAAGACCGCCGTCGTGGAGGGCCTGGCCCAGCGGATCGTGAAGGGCGACGTCCCGGAGTCCCTGAAGAACAAGCGGCTCGTCTCGCTGGACCTCGGCGCGATGGTGGCCGGGGCGAAGTACCGGGGCGAGTTCGAGGAGCGCCTGAAGACCGTCCTGGCCGAGATCAAGGCGAGCGACGGCCAGATCGTCACGTTCATCGACGAGCTGCACACGGTCGTCGGCGCGGGCGCGGGCGGCGACTCGGCCATGGACGCGGGCAACATGCTCAAGCCGATGCTGGCCCGGGGCGAGCTGCGGATGGTGGGCGCCACCACGCTCGACGAGTACCGCGAGCGCATCGAGAAGGACCCCGCCCTGGAGCGCCGTTTCCAGCAGGTCCTGGTCGCCGAGCCCACGGTCGAGGACACCATCGCGATCCTGCGCGGCCTCAAGGGCCGGTACGAGGCGCACCACAAGGTGCAGATCGCGGACAGCGCGCTGGTGGCGGCCGCGACCCTGTCCGACCGGTACATCACCTCCCGCTTCCTGCCCGACAAGGCGATCGACCTGGTCGACGAGGCGGCCTCGCGCCTCCGTATGGAGATCGACTCCTCCCCCGTGGAGATCGACGAGCTCCAGCGGGCGGTCGACCGCCTCCGTATGGAGGAGCTGGCCCTGTCCAAGGAGACGGACGCGGCGAGCAAGGAGCGCCTGGAGAGGATCCGCCGCGACCTCGCCGACAAGGAGGAGGACCTGCGCGGCCTCACCGCCCGCTGGGAGAAGGAGAAGGAGGGCCTGAACCGGGTCGGCGAGCTCAAGGAGCGCCTCGACGACCTGCGCGGCCAGGCCGAGCGCGCCCAGCGCGACGGCGACTTCGACACCGCCTCCAAGCTGCTGTACGGCGAGATCCCGACCCTGGAGCGCGAGCTGGAGGCGGCCTCCGAGGCCGAGGAGGAGGCCGCGAAGAGCGCCGACACCAAGTCCAGCATGGTCAAGGACGAGGTCGGCGCGGACGACATCGCGGACGTGGTCGGCGCCTGGACCGGCATCCCCGCCGGGCGCCTCCTGGAGGGCGAGACGCAGAAGCTGCTGCGTATGGAGGACGAGCTGGGCCGCCGTCTGATCGGCCAGAGCGAGGCGGTCCGCGCGGTCTCGGACGCGGTCCGCCGTACGAGGGCGGGCATCGCCGACCCCGACCGCCCGACCGGCTCGTTCCTCTTCCTCGGCCCGACCGGCGTGGGCAAGACGGAACTGGCCAAGGCACTGGCCGACTTCCTCTTCGACGACGAGCGGGCGATGGTCCGCATCGACATGTCGGAGTACGGCGAGAAGCACAGCGTGGCCCGTCTGGTCGGTGCCCCGCCCGGGTACGTGGGGTACGAGGAGGGCGGCCAGCTCACCGAGGCGGTCCGCCGCCGCCCGTACAGCGTGGTCCTGCTCGACGAGGTCGAGAAGGCGCACCCGGAGGTCTTCGACGTCCTGCTCCAGGTCCTCGACGACGGCCGCCTCACCGACGGCCAGGGCCGCACGGTCGACTTCCGCAACACGATCCTGGTGCTGACGTCGAACCTGGGCAGTCAGTACCTGGTGGAGCCGCTGACCTCCGAGGAGGAGAAGAAGCAGCAGGTCCTGGAGGTGGTGAGGGCGAGCTTCAAGCCGGAGTTCCTCAACCGCCTGGACGACCTGGTGGTCTTCTCGGCCCTCACCAAGGACGAGCTGGCGCACATCGCGGAGCTCCAGATCGCCCGCCTCGCCAAGCGCCTGGCCGACCGCCGCCTCACCCTGGAGGTCACCCCCGAGGCCCTGGCCTGGCTGGCCGACGAGGGCAACGACCCCGCGTACGGCGCCCGCCCGCTGCGCCGCCTCATCCAGACCGCCATCGGCGACCGGCTCGCCAAGGAGATCCTGGCGGGCGAGGTCAAGGACGGCGACACGGTCCGCGTCGACCGGTTCGGCGACGGTCTGATCGTCGGCGCGGCGACCGGAAAGCACCTGTAG
- a CDS encoding (2Fe-2S)-binding protein has translation MIPPDDRVFRREMATAYRSGWHFIDLVTAIPHRGDSLMVTLFGEPILVAREDDEDVRAYRCLRRPRGAPQPIRCAVRYGMVFVNLDQRDHQLFDPESSTATPRSA, from the coding sequence ATGATCCCGCCGGACGACCGGGTCTTCCGGCGCGAGATGGCCACGGCCTACCGCTCGGGGTGGCACTTCATCGACCTCGTCACGGCGATTCCCCATCGTGGCGATTCGTTGATGGTCACCCTGTTCGGCGAGCCGATCCTGGTCGCCCGTGAGGACGACGAAGACGTCCGCGCCTACCGGTGCCTCCGCCGGCCACGAGGGGCGCCGCAGCCGATCCGCTGTGCCGTGAGGTACGGCATGGTGTTCGTCAATCTGGACCAGCGTGACCACCAGCTGTTCGACCCCGAGTCATCTACCGCCACCCCCCGCAGTGCCTGA